A region from the Lentisphaera profundi genome encodes:
- a CDS encoding chondroitinase family polysaccharide lyase, with protein sequence MNKILISSILFSQLIWAGTSVLKDDIITQKISFENTQEIAEWPKNSNMILSSRHSKDGSQSLQWDISAHQSISLTDKELPGLVEASKLWPGGQPENFEPSFFKAARHGGIKLWLYRESPNPTGELHFAVAANKSSLNDNPKYRFSMKQNFTGWRAFWVHFEEDAKVENYSGPDLMKAIKITPSADMTGDRVYLDMLQFLTFISRKRHSDLQYSNNKTLDRTDSYEILSHWNNLSKFGPEKHQLTPSQVQNLAQIEANLEFLIKGNHFGKNTGANTALLNRKLSSMIRKSKTLFKQLNIRRHDGAISGLSLFSSRDEQGAEKRKTFQELGHEIFFPMAMDYALEPNAKKKQDLIDLFDYYSDQGFSYGSSLGTTDHIIRLNAYANSVFLMRDVLAEQQTLDEKQKTLEWHTRFGKLSGWNKSQGENSDLIRGGLIPKLIAVLLLENTQQKHRKMIALKEYVEWATMDAPGYIDTIKPDGSIFHHRGAYQNSYGVQALTSFALFNHLLKGTSYELSRVSQKQVRKALKAQINFAADFELHPGICGRFPYTNNGLSRMMVQAFAFMALNGDEICDQEMANTFAKIYHKAEFDDSDSYHFPSLTYYGTFGTLERMEILADSIEKKESNRIGANGFYAFPYAGFANHKRSNFAASVKGFSKYVWDFESGHKGANPFGRYASFGALKLFTGTDKKGLLSLKASAMDLNKFNWSYMPGATTKELPIEKAAYFVQAHPIYAEGKHRNYTEQTFCGATTLGANGIFSLDLLDTVPADGDEALFEKGFSAKKSYFFFDNQIICLGSGINSSDSRYNTITTLFQNVLSSEVPVSASLNGKIIKENSKGHGAILRDTQENFYIVPQQYTVKTNLGQQQAVAKEHFRSKSFAAVQEHPAVKSWIDHGKAPNNANYEYSILVKSNSKQANKIAQKPNYKILQKDAIAHILKFGQNTTAYALFQANQTVAGPLLRSDTPVLFMAQESGDELLISLTDPDLRLAKWNHNMSHMPLDITNTPAAEHFVHFEVRGLWQVAAHADIKKVELKGANTLITLRVKHGLSRELSLSPIADKRQVSK encoded by the coding sequence ATGAATAAAATTTTAATATCCTCTATTCTCTTCAGCCAATTAATCTGGGCTGGTACAAGCGTACTCAAAGATGATATAATCACGCAAAAAATAAGCTTTGAAAATACGCAAGAAATTGCTGAGTGGCCGAAAAATTCAAATATGATTTTGAGTAGCCGCCATTCGAAAGATGGGAGCCAATCATTGCAATGGGATATTTCTGCTCATCAAAGTATTAGCCTCACTGACAAAGAACTTCCTGGTTTAGTAGAAGCTTCTAAATTATGGCCTGGTGGTCAGCCAGAAAACTTTGAGCCCAGTTTTTTTAAAGCCGCACGTCATGGCGGAATCAAGCTTTGGCTTTATCGCGAAAGTCCCAATCCCACTGGAGAATTACATTTTGCTGTGGCCGCAAATAAAAGTTCTCTCAATGACAATCCTAAATATCGTTTTTCAATGAAACAAAATTTCACGGGTTGGCGCGCCTTTTGGGTTCACTTTGAAGAAGATGCCAAAGTGGAAAATTATAGTGGTCCGGATCTAATGAAGGCCATAAAAATCACCCCTTCGGCCGACATGACGGGTGATCGTGTATATCTAGATATGCTACAGTTCCTCACTTTCATTTCACGTAAGCGTCATTCAGATCTACAGTATTCTAATAATAAAACACTCGATCGTACAGATTCGTACGAAATCCTAAGTCACTGGAATAACTTATCAAAATTTGGTCCCGAGAAACATCAGTTGACACCATCCCAAGTGCAAAATTTAGCTCAGATCGAAGCCAATCTCGAATTTTTAATCAAGGGCAATCATTTCGGGAAAAACACTGGTGCTAATACAGCTTTACTTAATAGAAAACTATCTTCTATGATTCGTAAATCGAAGACACTGTTTAAGCAATTAAATATTCGACGTCATGATGGAGCCATAAGTGGACTTAGTCTTTTCAGTAGCCGTGATGAACAAGGTGCCGAAAAACGCAAAACTTTTCAAGAACTCGGCCACGAAATATTTTTTCCCATGGCAATGGATTATGCTCTAGAACCAAATGCTAAGAAAAAACAAGATTTAATTGACCTCTTCGACTACTATAGCGACCAAGGTTTTTCTTATGGTTCTTCTCTAGGAACAACTGACCATATCATTCGTCTTAATGCTTATGCTAATAGTGTTTTTCTGATGAGGGATGTTCTCGCTGAGCAGCAAACTCTCGATGAAAAACAAAAAACATTAGAATGGCACACGCGCTTCGGCAAACTCAGTGGCTGGAATAAAAGCCAAGGGGAAAACTCCGACCTTATTCGTGGTGGACTTATCCCCAAACTCATTGCCGTATTGCTACTCGAAAACACTCAGCAAAAACATCGTAAAATGATCGCTCTCAAAGAGTATGTCGAGTGGGCTACCATGGATGCGCCTGGTTATATTGACACGATTAAACCCGATGGCAGTATCTTTCACCACCGAGGGGCATATCAAAATAGTTATGGTGTTCAAGCGCTGACAAGTTTTGCCTTGTTTAATCATCTTTTAAAAGGAACTTCATACGAACTCTCTAGAGTTTCTCAGAAGCAAGTAAGGAAAGCCTTAAAAGCTCAAATCAACTTTGCCGCTGACTTTGAGCTTCACCCAGGGATCTGTGGCCGCTTCCCCTACACTAATAATGGTTTAAGTCGGATGATGGTCCAGGCCTTTGCTTTCATGGCTTTAAATGGCGACGAAATCTGTGATCAAGAAATGGCTAATACTTTTGCGAAGATTTATCACAAGGCCGAATTTGATGATAGCGATAGCTACCACTTCCCTAGTTTAACCTACTATGGTACCTTTGGTACTCTCGAGCGCATGGAAATACTTGCGGATTCAATTGAGAAAAAAGAATCAAATCGTATTGGAGCCAATGGATTCTACGCCTTCCCGTATGCGGGCTTCGCAAATCATAAACGCAGTAATTTCGCCGCTTCCGTCAAGGGTTTTAGTAAGTATGTTTGGGATTTCGAATCAGGTCATAAAGGCGCTAATCCTTTCGGACGTTATGCTTCTTTCGGAGCACTAAAACTTTTCACTGGAACAGATAAAAAAGGTCTTCTCAGCCTCAAGGCTTCTGCCATGGATCTCAATAAATTTAATTGGTCCTACATGCCTGGTGCCACCACCAAAGAACTCCCTATTGAGAAAGCCGCTTACTTTGTTCAAGCTCATCCTATTTATGCTGAGGGTAAGCACCGCAACTATACAGAGCAAACTTTCTGCGGAGCTACCACACTAGGAGCTAATGGTATCTTTTCACTTGATTTGCTTGATACGGTTCCCGCTGATGGCGATGAAGCTCTTTTCGAAAAAGGCTTCAGTGCTAAAAAATCCTATTTCTTTTTTGATAATCAAATCATCTGCTTAGGCAGTGGAATTAATAGCTCAGATTCAAGGTACAATACCATCACTACCCTATTTCAAAATGTATTAAGTAGTGAGGTCCCTGTAAGTGCTTCTTTGAATGGGAAAATCATAAAAGAAAATTCAAAGGGCCACGGTGCCATCCTCAGGGATACTCAAGAGAATTTTTATATCGTCCCTCAGCAATACACAGTGAAAACTAACTTGGGTCAACAGCAAGCTGTTGCTAAAGAACACTTTCGTTCAAAATCCTTCGCAGCGGTACAAGAACACCCCGCAGTGAAATCTTGGATCGACCATGGCAAGGCACCCAACAATGCAAATTATGAGTATTCGATCTTAGTCAAAAGTAATTCTAAACAAGCAAATAAAATTGCCCAGAAACCTAATTATAAAATCCTCCAAAAAGATGCCATAGCTCACATTTTGAAATTTGGACAAAACACCACTGCTTATGCTCTGTTTCAAGCGAACCAGACTGTGGCAGGTCCCTTATTACGTTCAGACACACCGGTGCTTTTTATGGCGCAAGAAAGTGGTGATGAGCTCTTGATTAGTTTAACTGATCCTGACTTACGTTTAGCAAAATGGAATCATAACATGAGTCACATGCCCTTGGATATCACCAATACTCCTGCAGCAGAACATTTTGTCCATTTTGAAGTCCGTGGTTTATGGCAAGTTGCTGCACATGCTGACATCAAAAAAGTTGAACTTAAAGGAGCGAACACTTTAATTACTCTCAGAGTTAAACATGGTCTAAGTAGAGAATTATCATTAAGTCCCATTGCGGATAAACGACAAGTTTCAAAATAA
- a CDS encoding polysaccharide lyase family 8 super-sandwich domain-containing protein → MKPLRYLFLFSLLICLNSCQTNTESAKANNSKKTYSHQEKLQWLQQLEQRMIHKHSGGGEFTVSKASAGHEIYADSVKQAKKLAQKALKNYPNYKIELNDSGSVIKGNDWQKLNFDQLIEDFYGLGLALHFYPKQENQSKVRSFLKWLRWTDLKSSELDRKQEYYLGGLGRAFFLCNSVMDKQDRDFALDFLFGKVSDPGKAGVAKALYIAEHGPLDKEIGYRQNDVLRGRSESLLCAVFLLPDNTAEEKAHKLASFEMSHKALLLGLTPSKGVYGFLKPDFTASHHMYNYVSAYTPQGLSSLAAMASFMRNSPWQFSDDQLKYLRGAARELHFYAHHDSVPLGLTGRMFSNDMLAQSYSLLPLASIAGQEDDLALLQTFCNTYRKAIGTQYSPLSRLNQQGFPAYASAYAQTLDKVKKLQLKPKTFEKVSSYPYSPSMAMQKNNWTAFAKGMSKWWWSYEGGITASNPQAVYGIYKSHGSLEITYRNPVDPTGGKTLNPSIRKGMDMAHLPGITAPARSSDDMINDVIGSRLKINSTSVGGASLSDKFGLFMFDLKNTPKEMKDPGFTAKKSYFFLGDKIVLLGTGINSDSDKYPIHTTLFQNHLNQEEPEKSPIVDHLAQKITAVPYSNKLANSSTSLLIDADGTAYYLPAGQDIQLERKNVNWAPMSMLPKDRSKKGILVRQKAALALKKESSYRALAWIDHGHHPQNASYEYAVLPATNFTDLKEFQQKQDEKLIYEFKEKSAGAHILHDKENQLWAYALYNDFQAGDKGPLKQVNIHQALPHEHEKVDAHPGYAILIKDKFPKQMDLALSFLDLRLRQAYDTGLGIKKKGAIFYGSAPVIVKVLIQGKWSLDSVTADVTITHTEDKTQILIQCQDGLSRNLKLIQE, encoded by the coding sequence ATGAAACCATTAAGATACCTATTTTTATTTAGTCTTCTAATATGCCTTAATTCTTGCCAAACAAATACGGAATCGGCAAAGGCTAATAATTCAAAAAAAACTTATTCCCATCAAGAGAAGCTGCAATGGCTTCAACAACTCGAACAAAGAATGATTCACAAGCACAGTGGTGGCGGTGAGTTTACCGTTTCCAAAGCGAGTGCGGGTCATGAAATTTATGCCGACTCAGTGAAACAGGCTAAAAAACTGGCTCAAAAGGCTTTGAAAAACTACCCTAATTATAAAATCGAATTGAATGACTCAGGCTCCGTCATCAAGGGTAACGATTGGCAAAAGCTCAATTTTGATCAATTAATAGAGGACTTCTATGGCTTGGGTTTAGCACTTCACTTTTATCCTAAGCAGGAGAATCAAAGCAAAGTTCGTAGCTTCCTGAAATGGCTTCGTTGGACCGATCTTAAGAGCTCAGAACTTGATCGCAAACAGGAGTACTACCTCGGAGGCCTCGGTAGAGCCTTTTTCCTCTGTAACTCAGTTATGGATAAACAAGATCGCGATTTTGCTCTAGACTTCCTCTTTGGGAAAGTTTCAGATCCCGGCAAAGCTGGCGTTGCTAAGGCTTTGTACATTGCTGAACATGGCCCGCTCGACAAAGAAATTGGCTACCGCCAAAATGACGTCTTACGTGGACGAAGCGAATCATTACTCTGTGCGGTCTTTCTTCTTCCCGATAATACCGCAGAAGAAAAAGCTCATAAATTAGCCTCTTTCGAAATGTCCCACAAAGCACTTTTACTCGGGCTCACTCCCTCCAAAGGCGTTTATGGTTTTCTCAAGCCCGATTTTACCGCCAGCCACCATATGTATAACTACGTATCAGCTTATACACCTCAGGGTCTTTCCTCATTGGCAGCCATGGCGAGTTTTATGAGAAATTCTCCCTGGCAATTCAGTGATGATCAATTGAAGTACTTGAGAGGCGCCGCCCGTGAATTGCATTTTTACGCTCATCACGATTCTGTCCCCCTGGGTCTCACCGGTCGCATGTTTAGTAATGACATGTTGGCTCAAAGCTACTCGCTACTTCCCTTAGCCTCCATCGCCGGCCAAGAAGACGATTTGGCTCTACTACAAACTTTTTGCAATACCTACCGCAAGGCTATTGGTACTCAGTATTCGCCCCTCAGTCGCTTAAATCAACAAGGCTTTCCAGCTTACGCATCTGCCTACGCTCAAACCCTGGATAAAGTAAAAAAACTCCAGCTAAAACCGAAAACTTTTGAGAAAGTAAGCTCCTATCCCTATAGCCCATCCATGGCCATGCAAAAGAATAACTGGACGGCTTTTGCTAAAGGCATGAGCAAATGGTGGTGGTCTTACGAAGGTGGAATAACGGCCTCCAACCCGCAGGCGGTTTATGGGATCTATAAGAGTCACGGTTCCTTAGAAATCACCTATCGTAACCCTGTAGATCCCACAGGTGGTAAAACACTCAATCCCTCGATTCGCAAGGGTATGGATATGGCGCACCTTCCCGGGATCACCGCACCTGCTAGAAGCAGTGACGATATGATCAATGATGTCATTGGCTCACGTTTAAAAATCAATTCGACTTCGGTTGGCGGTGCTAGCCTCAGCGATAAGTTTGGACTCTTCATGTTTGATTTAAAAAACACACCTAAGGAAATGAAAGATCCCGGTTTTACGGCCAAGAAGAGTTACTTCTTCCTCGGTGATAAAATTGTTTTGCTCGGCACGGGAATTAATTCTGATTCAGATAAATATCCCATTCACACCACGCTCTTTCAAAATCACCTCAATCAAGAAGAACCTGAAAAAAGTCCCATCGTCGATCACTTGGCCCAGAAAATCACTGCTGTTCCTTACTCTAATAAGCTAGCGAACTCATCCACTAGCCTGTTGATCGATGCCGATGGCACTGCTTATTACCTACCCGCAGGACAAGACATCCAACTTGAACGCAAGAACGTAAACTGGGCTCCCATGAGCATGCTACCCAAGGACAGAAGTAAAAAGGGCATTCTAGTTCGCCAAAAAGCCGCCTTGGCACTCAAGAAGGAAAGCTCTTATCGCGCCCTAGCCTGGATCGACCATGGTCATCACCCTCAAAATGCCTCCTATGAATACGCCGTATTACCCGCTACGAATTTCACTGATCTTAAGGAATTTCAGCAAAAACAGGATGAAAAATTAATCTACGAGTTCAAAGAAAAATCAGCTGGCGCTCATATCCTTCACGATAAAGAAAATCAGCTCTGGGCCTACGCACTCTATAACGACTTTCAAGCCGGTGACAAAGGGCCACTCAAACAAGTCAATATTCATCAAGCCTTACCCCATGAACATGAAAAAGTGGATGCTCACCCCGGCTACGCTATCCTCATCAAAGATAAGTTTCCAAAGCAAATGGATTTAGCACTCAGCTTTCTCGACCTACGCTTACGACAAGCTTATGATACAGGACTCGGCATCAAGAAAAAAGGCGCAATTTTTTACGGTAGTGCTCCTGTCATTGTCAAAGTTCTTATTCAGGGAAAATGGTCTTTAGATTCAGTGACTGCAGATGTAACGATCACTCACACCGAAGACAAAACCCAGATCCTAATACAATGCCAAGATGGCCTCTCTCGCAATTTAAAGCTCATACAAGAGTAG
- a CDS encoding sulfatase, whose amino-acid sequence MSQKTNILLITTDEQRFDAIGCFNKYKVNTPHLDSLAANGAYHPHTYTVNCVCMPARCSLLTGLYSHQHGIMNNRGDLNPSLKTMPQALQKQGYTTALVGKEHFFEGFCDLKEMAETTKTTFGFDHFWSVAGKSMIEGSQDEWTHHLKEKGLYDTHMQDLTSRMDKRRQGICEASPTHLNEDDYVDHLVKEKSIDFLNEQASPFFLWTSFCNPHFPFDPPKKYLDKYRLEDMPLPFQCPPDKISYFQEYYRAYFAMIEQVDTYVGEIIATLKRNGQFENTLIVFTSDHGDMMGDFGLFAKTQAFDGATRVPFLAHHPQLIKAGVYKQATEISDVCATFIELAGSANLQEELPNSPSQSLLKLWQGGDFQRQYAFSELGGQFKAPFYLLADQDYKFIYYPEDQSELLFDLKNDPHEGENIILRETQIADKMRKALLQRIAVTSPPHPSEWIYQQHYKTASLNPNRCHHGGVPERINRGLQNII is encoded by the coding sequence ATGTCGCAAAAAACTAATATCCTATTAATCACCACTGACGAACAACGTTTCGATGCTATTGGCTGCTTTAATAAGTACAAAGTCAATACTCCGCATTTAGATTCACTCGCAGCTAACGGAGCTTATCACCCACATACATACACAGTCAATTGCGTATGCATGCCCGCACGCTGCTCTTTACTTACAGGGCTTTACTCGCATCAGCACGGTATCATGAATAATCGTGGTGACTTAAATCCCTCACTTAAAACCATGCCTCAAGCCTTACAGAAACAAGGCTATACCACTGCGCTAGTTGGCAAAGAACACTTTTTTGAAGGCTTTTGCGACTTAAAAGAAATGGCTGAGACCACAAAAACGACTTTTGGTTTTGATCATTTTTGGTCCGTGGCAGGAAAATCGATGATTGAGGGATCTCAGGATGAATGGACCCATCACTTAAAAGAGAAGGGACTATATGATACACACATGCAGGACCTCACTTCGCGGATGGACAAAAGGCGCCAAGGGATTTGCGAAGCGAGTCCCACTCATTTAAATGAAGATGATTATGTCGATCACTTAGTCAAAGAAAAATCAATTGATTTTCTAAATGAACAAGCATCACCCTTTTTTCTCTGGACTTCTTTTTGCAACCCACACTTTCCTTTTGATCCACCTAAAAAATACTTAGATAAATATCGTTTAGAGGACATGCCCCTTCCCTTTCAGTGCCCTCCTGATAAAATCAGTTATTTCCAAGAGTATTACCGTGCCTATTTTGCCATGATTGAACAAGTCGATACTTATGTTGGTGAAATCATTGCTACCCTTAAGCGCAATGGTCAATTTGAGAATACTTTAATTGTCTTTACTTCTGATCATGGCGATATGATGGGTGATTTTGGGTTGTTTGCAAAAACCCAAGCCTTCGATGGTGCCACTCGCGTTCCTTTTCTTGCTCACCACCCGCAATTAATCAAAGCAGGCGTTTATAAGCAGGCGACTGAAATCAGCGATGTCTGTGCCACTTTCATTGAACTTGCGGGCTCCGCAAATCTACAAGAAGAACTTCCTAACTCACCTTCTCAATCATTGCTCAAACTTTGGCAGGGAGGCGACTTTCAAAGGCAGTATGCCTTTTCTGAGTTAGGTGGACAATTCAAAGCGCCTTTTTATCTTTTGGCTGATCAAGATTATAAGTTTATTTATTACCCCGAAGATCAGAGCGAGTTGCTCTTTGATTTAAAAAATGACCCCCACGAAGGTGAAAATATCATTTTGCGAGAAACGCAAATTGCCGACAAAATGAGAAAGGCATTGCTCCAGCGCATTGCCGTCACAAGCCCTCCGCACCCTTCTGAATGGATTTATCAGCAACATTATAAAACTGCATCTCTCAACCCAAATCGCTGCCATCATGGCGGTGTTCCCGAGCGTATTAATCGGGGATTACAAAACATAATTTAA
- a CDS encoding sulfatase — translation MIKYIFIVLTILSHFALAAKKLNILIFLADDLSTFDVGCYGNKIVRTPAIDALATEGCRFEMAFTSTAMCTPARSMLYTGLYPHHNGAHMNHGSTNKGVKSFGQYFQPLGYKVVLAGKGHIQPESVFTMERKKETLADISEVINGADPFCLIIASHDPHTPHESGAFDAQAIPLPPYLPDTPEIRKSREGYYTDIELMDKAFASYLKVLDDSGKKDNTITIFLSDHGSSRLAKWTCYEIGLRVPMIIRWPKHIKAHTSQQAMINLIDILPTVYQAATEKKLDNIDGKSFLNCLTEQQNHHRDYIFGTHTNQGIMSGLPFPIRSVRDKRYKYIQNLNPEGISSNIMTHNQSFQAYGGGWMTSWAKIGETDDFWAQRHKLILKRPAEELYDLANDPWELNNLANDSKLDSIKNNLKIQLQTWMSQQNDTGMIAELSVKKRQKSTKKGH, via the coding sequence ATGATCAAATATATATTCATTGTATTGACTATTCTAAGTCATTTCGCTTTAGCAGCTAAAAAACTAAATATCCTCATCTTCCTAGCCGATGACCTCAGCACTTTCGATGTCGGTTGCTATGGCAATAAAATTGTGCGAACTCCCGCAATCGATGCCCTCGCTACTGAAGGATGTCGTTTCGAAATGGCCTTCACTAGTACCGCCATGTGTACCCCCGCTCGCAGTATGCTCTACACGGGTCTCTATCCTCATCACAATGGCGCACACATGAATCATGGTAGTACAAACAAAGGCGTCAAAAGTTTCGGTCAATACTTTCAACCTTTGGGATACAAGGTTGTTCTCGCTGGGAAAGGACATATTCAACCCGAGAGTGTATTCACCATGGAACGCAAAAAAGAAACCCTTGCTGATATTTCAGAGGTGATCAATGGTGCAGACCCTTTCTGTTTAATTATTGCATCACATGATCCTCATACACCTCATGAAAGCGGCGCTTTTGATGCTCAAGCCATTCCTCTCCCACCTTATCTACCCGATACGCCCGAAATCCGCAAGTCACGAGAAGGTTATTACACCGATATTGAACTCATGGATAAAGCTTTTGCCTCTTACCTTAAAGTACTCGATGATTCTGGTAAAAAAGATAATACCATCACTATTTTTTTAAGTGATCATGGTTCTAGCCGACTCGCTAAGTGGACCTGTTATGAAATTGGTCTACGCGTTCCCATGATCATTCGTTGGCCAAAACACATCAAAGCTCACACAAGCCAACAAGCCATGATCAATTTAATTGATATTCTACCCACGGTATACCAAGCAGCTACTGAAAAGAAGCTCGACAATATAGATGGGAAAAGTTTTCTAAACTGTCTCACAGAACAACAAAATCATCATCGTGACTACATCTTTGGTACTCACACAAACCAAGGTATTATGTCCGGCTTACCCTTCCCAATTCGATCAGTTCGCGATAAACGATACAAGTATATCCAAAATCTAAATCCAGAGGGAATTTCAAGTAATATCATGACTCATAATCAAAGCTTCCAAGCGTACGGAGGTGGTTGGATGACAAGCTGGGCTAAGATTGGTGAGACTGATGATTTTTGGGCCCAGCGCCACAAGCTCATTCTTAAACGCCCTGCGGAAGAACTTTATGATCTCGCTAATGACCCATGGGAATTAAACAATTTAGCAAATGACTCAAAACTTGACTCTATCAAAAATAATTTAAAAATACAACTGCAGACTTGGATGTCACAACAGAATGACACGGGTATGATTGCTGAGCTCAGCGTGAAAAAACGTCAGAAATCAACTAAGAAAGGACATTAA
- a CDS encoding sulfatase codes for MIKIRLIYLLFSSFTLIGLSNAADQKANNVLFIIVDDLRPDLNCYGNKQIISPNIDRIAREGTLFQRAYCNVPVCGASRSSVMTGLRPHKSRFISYNAQAKKESGGVPDLAGTFQSNGFKTISIGKVYHEHNDYRESWDIKDSPLITSPSMRDYHLPENQAGRGKYSFEALGPATECADIPDEKYFTHQLASAAIDYIQKSNDKPWFMAVGFTKPHLPFVAPKKYWDLYDRNDLELAKNPQMPQDAPSQAKHNWQELRGMYNDIPKDGPISDEKALELKHGYYASLSFTDSNIGRILKHLDQTDKRKNTTIILWGDHGWQLGEHGLWCKHANFETSLNTPLIISAAGHNATKASQALVEFVDIYPTLCDLSNIEKPSHLQGKSFAPLLLKPNQDWKKAVFSRYHAGDSIHTDRYLYTEWRNDSGKITARMLYDHHRDPEENFNIANKPESHALVKKLSLALKNHIDSLVSDQH; via the coding sequence ATGATTAAAATCCGACTCATCTACTTACTATTTTCTAGCTTTACCTTAATCGGTTTAAGTAATGCCGCAGACCAAAAAGCCAATAACGTACTCTTCATCATTGTTGATGATCTACGACCCGACCTAAATTGCTATGGTAACAAGCAAATTATTTCGCCCAATATTGACCGCATTGCCCGAGAAGGGACACTCTTTCAGCGAGCTTACTGTAACGTCCCCGTCTGCGGAGCATCACGCTCAAGTGTTATGACCGGTTTACGACCCCACAAAAGTCGCTTTATATCCTATAATGCTCAAGCAAAAAAAGAATCTGGTGGTGTCCCGGATCTCGCAGGAACTTTCCAAAGCAATGGCTTCAAAACCATTAGTATCGGCAAAGTTTATCACGAGCACAATGATTATCGCGAATCATGGGACATTAAAGATAGCCCACTGATCACGAGTCCATCTATGCGTGATTATCATCTACCAGAAAATCAGGCAGGTCGGGGCAAGTATAGCTTTGAGGCTCTTGGCCCAGCCACCGAGTGTGCCGATATTCCTGATGAGAAATATTTCACTCATCAGCTCGCTTCTGCCGCTATAGACTATATCCAAAAATCAAATGATAAGCCCTGGTTTATGGCAGTTGGTTTCACCAAGCCCCACCTTCCTTTTGTTGCTCCCAAAAAATACTGGGATCTTTATGATCGCAATGACTTAGAGCTCGCTAAAAATCCTCAAATGCCTCAGGATGCTCCCTCTCAGGCAAAACATAATTGGCAAGAACTCAGAGGTATGTATAATGATATCCCTAAAGATGGCCCCATATCAGATGAAAAAGCATTGGAACTTAAGCATGGTTATTACGCTTCATTAAGTTTTACTGATTCTAATATCGGTCGTATTTTAAAACATCTCGATCAAACAGACAAACGTAAAAACACCACCATCATTCTTTGGGGTGACCATGGCTGGCAACTCGGTGAGCACGGGCTTTGGTGTAAACATGCCAACTTCGAAACCTCGCTCAATACTCCACTCATCATTTCTGCTGCAGGCCATAACGCTACTAAAGCTAGCCAAGCGCTCGTAGAGTTTGTTGATATATATCCCACCCTCTGTGACTTATCGAATATTGAAAAACCTAGCCACTTACAGGGCAAGAGTTTTGCACCCCTCTTACTTAAGCCTAATCAAGATTGGAAAAAAGCTGTCTTCAGTCGTTATCATGCTGGTGACTCGATTCACACGGATCGCTACCTTTATACTGAGTGGCGCAATGATTCAGGCAAGATCACCGCACGTATGCTCTACGATCATCACCGTGATCCTGAAGAAAACTTTAATATTGCTAATAAGCCCGAAAGTCATGCGCTCGTTAAAAAACTTAGTTTAGCACTCAAAAATCATATTGATTCCCTAGTATCTGATCAGCATTAA
- a CDS encoding type II secretion system protein: MKKIWIGKKRFTLIELLVVIAIIGILGSLLLPTLGQARAKARSAQCKNNLKSIVTASYMYLDDNKGYLPMSVYTGGVGGQNFTTETATYLGLDGQVGVGLSAPDYWHVENAGEPLDPPAVFQCPSKDERELGYGWNWGSAGIGTAWSTYVKLGENHHGEAVDVSQFGLGGCNGDDVDARKTYYWGRSGGGGGGTIYVSDRHNQGSNVFFMDGHVGFVSSTILFNDSLAENILFNPLN; encoded by the coding sequence ATGAAGAAAATATGGATAGGTAAAAAAAGATTTACGCTGATTGAACTCTTAGTTGTAATTGCCATTATTGGAATTCTCGGCTCACTTCTTCTTCCTACACTTGGTCAAGCACGTGCTAAAGCACGATCAGCACAATGTAAAAACAATTTAAAATCTATTGTAACAGCTTCCTATATGTATTTAGACGATAACAAAGGCTATCTTCCCATGTCTGTTTATACGGGTGGAGTAGGGGGCCAAAATTTCACTACGGAAACGGCGACTTATTTAGGTTTAGATGGCCAAGTGGGCGTTGGCCTATCAGCACCAGATTACTGGCATGTAGAAAATGCAGGCGAACCTCTAGATCCACCAGCAGTTTTTCAGTGCCCTTCAAAAGATGAAAGAGAATTGGGTTACGGGTGGAATTGGGGCTCAGCGGGAATCGGAACAGCTTGGAGTACTTATGTGAAACTTGGAGAAAATCATCATGGTGAAGCGGTAGATGTTAGCCAATTTGGCTTAGGTGGTTGTAATGGTGATGATGTTGATGCTCGTAAGACTTATTACTGGGGTCGCAGCGGCGGCGGTGGAGGTGGCACGATTTATGTATCAGATCGCCACAATCAGGGTTCTAATGTGTTTTTCATGGATGGCCATGTGGGCTTTGTTTCATCAACTATTCTTTTTAATGATTCTTTAGCAGAAAATATTCTTTTCAATCCCTTGAATTAA